Proteins encoded by one window of Aptenodytes patagonicus chromosome 9, bAptPat1.pri.cur, whole genome shotgun sequence:
- the MTMR8 gene encoding phosphatidylinositol-3,5-bisphosphate 3-phosphatase MTMR8: protein MEHITTPKVENVKLLDRYTNRKAANGTLYLTATHLIYVDASAEVRKETWILHHHIATVEKLPLTTAGYPLLIHCKNFHVAHFVIGQERDCHEVYTSLLKLSQPVKPEELYAFSYNPKTSKENREIGWKLIDLKVDYQRMGIPNNYWEITDVNKDYEVCNTYPPEIVVPRAANKAVVVGSSRFRSRGRIPVLSYLYKGNNAAICRCSQPLSGFSARCLEDEQMLQAIREANPGSPFMYVVDTRPKLNAMANRAAGKGYENEDNYDNIRFKFIGIENIHVMRNSLQKLLEVCEMKSPSMSDFLTGLENSGWLRHIKAVMDAGVFLAKAVKDEKASVLVHCSDGWDRTAQVCSLASLLLDPFYRTFKGFMVLIEKEWIAMGHKFSHRCGHLDGDPKEVSPVFTQFIECVWQLMQQFPCTFEFNERFLLEIHDHVYSCQFGNFLGTCHKEREDLKICEKTHSLWPFLLQKKQELRNPLYRGFTAYKELQPNTLPFSFQFWCGMYNRFDKGMHPKQCVLDHLLSCMSQKMKLEDNASELENKLPFLDGPLPSEACSLSKVGRAASKTPMLNTPQDYEGEPTPVLSNGTSAGDIDVTSDVDQKYKENLSHHRDLHDLNDAIDVLDSEAKDGKPQHH, encoded by the exons GTTGAAAATGTGAAATTACTAGATCGCTATACAAATAGGAAGGCAGCAAATGGGACGTTATACCTGACAGCTACCCACCTTATCTACGTAGatgcttctgctgaagtcagaaaagaaacatgg attCTGCATCACCATATTGCAACTGTAGAAAAACTGCCTCTGACTACGGCTGGATATCCACTCCTTATTCACTGCAAGAACTTCCACGTGGCTCACTTTGTTATTGGGCAGGAACGTGACTGTCACGAAGTGTACACCTCGTTGCTTAAACTTTCACAACCAG tGAAACCCGAAGAACTTTATGCTTTCTCTTACAATCCTAAAACGTCTAAAGAGAACCGGGAGATTGGATGGAAGCTGATTGATTTGAAAGTAGATTACCAGCGTATGGGAATTCCAAACAACTATTGGGAAATAACTGATGTTAATAAAGACTATGAG GTTTGCAACACATACCCTCCAGAAATAGTGGTGCCTAGAGCTGCTAATAAGGCAGTGGTGGTCGGAAGTTCAAGGTTCAGAAGCAGAGGGCGGATTCCGGTGCTTTCTTACTTATATAAAGGAAACAAT GCTGCCATATGTCGTTGTAGCCAGCCTCTCTCCGGGTTCAGTGCGCGCTGTCTGGAGGATGAACAAATGCTGCAGGCGATCAGAGAAGCCAACCCTGGGAGCCCCTTCATGTATGTTGTAGACACAAGGCCAAAG TTAAATGCCATGGCCAACCGAGCTGCTGGGAAGGGTTATGAGAATGAAGATAATTATGATAACATTCGCTTTAAATTTATTGGCATAGAAAACATCCACGTGATGCGGAACAGCTTGCAGAAACTCCTGGAAG TGTGTGAAATGAAGTCCCCCTCAATGAGCGATTTCCTCACTGGGCTGGAGAATTCAGGTTGGTTACGGCACATTAAGGCTGTGATGGATGCAGGTGTCTTTCTTGCCAAG GCTGTGAAAGATGAAAAAGCTAGTGTGTTAGTCCACTGCTCTGATGGGTGGGATCGCACAGCGCAGGTCTGCTCCCTGGCTAGCCTCCTCTTAGATCCATTTTATAGGACTTTTAAAGGCTTCATG GTTCTAATAGAAAAGGAGTGGATTGCAATGGGCCACAAGTTCTCACACAG GTGTGGCCATTTGGATGGTGACCCCAAAGAAGTATCCCCTGTCTTCACTCAGTTCATTGAATGTGTCTGGCAGCTCATGCAGCAGTTCCCGTGCACGTTTGAGTTTAATGAGCGTTTCCTTCTTGAAATCCATGACCATGTCTACTCCTGCCAGTTCGGCAACTTCCTTGGGACCTGTCACAAGGAGCGTGAGGATCTGAA AATCTGTGAGAAGACGCATTCTCTGTGGCCTTTCCTCTTACAGAAGAAGCAGGAATTGAGAAATCCTTTGTACAGAGGATTTACAGCTTACAAAGAGCTTCAACCAAACACACTACCGTTCAGTTTCCA GTTTTGGTGTGGGATGTATAATCGCTTTGACAAAGGAATGCATCCAAAACAGTGTGTATTGGATCATCTGCTAAGCTGCATGAGCCAAAAGATGAAACTGGAGGACAATGCATCTGAACTGGAAAAT AAACTTCCTTTCCTTGATGGTCCTTTGCCCAGTGAAGCTTGCTCCTTATCTAAAGTAGGACGTGCTGCTTCAAAAACACCGATGCTCAACACTCCTCAGGATTATGAAGGGGAACCAACTCCTGTGTTGAGCAATGGCACCTCAGCAGGGGATATAGATGTTACGTCAGATGTGGACCAAAAGTACAAAGAGAACCTGTCTCATCACCGGGACCTCCATGATCTTAATGACGCCATTGACGTTTTGGACTCCGAAGCTAAGGATGGAAAGCCTCAGCACCATTGA